The Avibacterium sp. 20-132 genome segment TCTGTTTAACAAGTGCGGTGATTTTTCACCGCATTTTTTATTCGCACTTTGACCGAAAATTTTTAATTTGTTACAATTTGCAACCTAATTGAAATTCATTCTCAATAACAATTAAGGGCAGTTTGCCTCAGTTTTATTTAACGTCAGCGTTAAGGATTTCCCAATGCCACAATTATTCGCATTTTTACAACATTATATTGATTACATTATTTTAGGGTTACTCGGCTTAATGAGCTTTATGATGGTATGGTTCGTCATTGAACGTTTTATCTTTTTGAGCCGTGTGAATGTTTCACACTACACCAATATTCACGAATTAGACATCGATCTCAACCGTAATCTCACTATTATTTCCACTATTGGATCGAATGCCCCTTATGTCGGCTTGCTTGGCACAGTTATCGGTATTCTATTAACCTTCTATGAATTGGGAAATTCAGGGGGAGATATTGATGCAGCCGCCATTATGCTTAATCTTTCTCTTGCGCTCAAAGCCACTGCCGTAGGGATTTTAGTTGCCATTCCATCAATGGTGTTTTACAACGGTTTACAACGCAAAGTAGAAGTGAATCGCTTGAAATGGAAAGCCTTAAACGGACAAAAAAATCTAGGGGCATAATGTGAAAAAGTTTGATGAAATCAATATTATCCCTTTCATTGACATTATGTTAGTGTTGCTGGCGATTGTATTAATTACCGCGTCTTTTATTTCTCAAGGAAAAATCCAAGTCAATGTGCCAAAAGCAAGCAGTACCGTCGCATTTAAGTCGGACGATTTGGCTAAATTATTAACGGTTACCGAAACAGGGGAAATCTTTTTTAACGATAAACCTAC includes the following:
- the exbB gene encoding TonB-system energizer ExbB, producing MPQLFAFLQHYIDYIILGLLGLMSFMMVWFVIERFIFLSRVNVSHYTNIHELDIDLNRNLTIISTIGSNAPYVGLLGTVIGILLTFYELGNSGGDIDAAAIMLNLSLALKATAVGILVAIPSMVFYNGLQRKVEVNRLKWKALNGQKNLGA
- the exbD gene encoding TonB system transport protein ExbD, translating into MKKFDEINIIPFIDIMLVLLAIVLITASFISQGKIQVNVPKASSTVAFKSDDLAKLLTVTETGEIFFNDKPTDLAQMEKEVASWAKDQKVTLKVDAKATFQDFVSLTDLMAKNNIKNVAIVTMKEKGN